The Ictalurus furcatus strain D&B chromosome 23, Billie_1.0, whole genome shotgun sequence genome includes the window AgaataatatttacatacatttaaatattaatgaataatacaTCAACCATATTTACATTCAGtggatatttattattattattatttcattaactCTTCAAACCCACCCCCAGAATTGTTGATTTGTATGTTGCaggcggtgacagtagagggCGCCAGTGTGCTGGTTCACTGCTCAGACGGATGGGATCGCACGGCTCAGGTCTGCTCACTGGGCGCGCTCCTCATGGACCCGTACTACCGCACCATCAAAGGCTTCATGGTACGAGCTCAACTCTACTCTATAGAAATGTTCAGGACGCGGAGAATCCCAGCGTTCCGATCGACAGATTAAAGGTGCGGTCAGTGATTTCTAAGTCAGGAACAAGTAGAAGTGTGTGTAGTCATTTGTAAGTTTCTCCTCAAATTTAATAGAAATTTAATGAAATATCTCCTCAGAGGAGAAAATCTGGTCTCTGAGGTGACCTAGGAGAAACAATACATCATATGGATGAATAACgtccaaccaatcaggacaagGCATCACATGTTAGGGGGTGTGGCTTTGGAGGgaatgttttcatttgtatGACTGACTGTACCTTTAATTATGCTAAACACCGGTTcactgaatgtatttattagaatttttaaaattattatgtaGTTGTGTAAttcgttgtttgttttgttatttattttttgttataatggaaataaaattaCACCATCAATACGATGTGGACCATCAACATCCCACCATGCTCTAAAACACTCGTTATCATTTTAACATCAAGCTCAACATCCTGCACTAATCATTCAGGAAGTCTAACCTCGGCATGACATGTTTTGGGGCGTGGCTTCAGAGGGAACACTTATGGGCGGGGCTGGATTTGTTGGAGGTTTATGTTTCAATTCATTCTAACCTTCCTCCAAAATCACTGATGTATACCTATTAAAACACTTATGTGCAATGGTATAAGTGataggtttaattttttttactatttataatttatttatgaccaaataaataaataaataaataaacagctagCTGAGATTCCGTGTTCTGATCTTCAGCCTGGTTTTTCTTCTCAGCAGCAAATTTTCCTCTTCTCTTGTTCTCCAAGGTGCTGATCGAGAAAGACTGGATCTCCTTCGGACACAAGTTTGCAGacaggtgtgtgggtgtataaGCACGTGAGTGTGTGAGATCTTCCGTACGGTCTTCCTCTTTGTCTCACCGATGTCTTTTCGTGACCTCCTCAGGTGCGACCAGCTGGACGGCGACCCGAAGGAGGTATCTCCAATCTTCACGCAGTTCCTGGAGAGCGTGTGGCAGCTGACCGAGCAGTTCCCGCAGGCCTTCCAGTTCAGCGAGTGGTTCCTCATCCAGATCCACGAGCACGTGCACTCGTGTCAGTTCGGAAACTTCCTGGGGAACAACCAGCGGCAGAGAGAGGAGCTTCAGTGAGTGTGTGGAAAGACACGAATAACCAACGAATACTCGCATATTTaacgctgtttttttttaaaaagttgctGAGGGTGCTTTTTAGGCGATTATATAcctaccatgtgtgtgtgtgtgtgtgtgtttgcaggttaAAAGAGAGGACGTACTCCTTGTGGGCTCACCTGTTAAGCGAGCAGCAGAATTTCCTCAACCCCGTGTACAGCCCGAGTTTCGCAGAATCATACCCGGTTCTGGAACCTTCCACACAACCCTGGAACTTTAAGTACGCTCCTTATgtcatcatttcatttcataaaaatgtaaattacgCTTCTGGAGTCACTTAACAtctcagtgaaaaaaaaaaaggctgtacaGAGGATCTCGCGTCTTCCGCATGAGCAAAATCGCATATGTTTTGCgtcaatgaatatgcaaatcggGGCGTTTCTACATGAAAGTATCAAATAGAGGGCGGAGTTGATGCAAATAGATTAATTTAGTATCAAATACAGGGCAGAGTCGATGCAGATAGATTAATGTAGTGTCAAATAGAGGGCAGAGTCGATGCAAATATATTAATTTAGTATCAAATAGAGGGCGGAGTCAATGCAAATAGATTAATTTTGAATCAAATAGAGGGCAGAGTCGAGGCAAATAGATTAATTTAGTATCAAATAGAGGGCGGAGTCGATGCAAATAGATTAATTTAGCGCTGTAGTGTGATTTTATCGCAGCCTGAAAGAgattgtgtgtaaatgaacgCAACTGAAGGGCAGTTATTAAAATTGCAGAACGTAGGTATAAATTTTAAAGTTATAAATTAACACACAAAGTGTTTTTATGCCTCAGGTTTTGGAGAAACATGTACCACCAGTTTGACCGCGCCATGCACCCGCGCCAGTCGATCCTCAAACACACTCTCACGCTCAAAGAAAGCAACAAGGAACTGGAGAACACTGTGCGAGGCCTGCAAGAGGTGAGTAGATATCTCCTGACCTTGCTTACAACTCTGTGATATACGTCTTGCCAGcttttttctgctttctctctgcAGAAGCTGCAGAAGTTCGGATTGAGCACGTCTCCTCTGAACCATCAGAACGAGCGCAGTGTTCCTCCTCGACCGCGGTCCCTTATCCTCGGGGCTCCGGTCAGCCGAAAGGAGGCGCAGCAGAACGAAGACGAGGAGGAGGTTTACGGAGAAGAGGCGCTGGAGGAAGAGGACGACGTCCCACGGAGCAGTAGCGGAGAACGGACTGTAGAGGGCAGCAGCGCCTCAGAGAACGGCTACACGGAGCTCCAAGGCTCGTTCGGCTCCAAGAGCGAGCCGGCCGTCGTCAGTCTGGAGTTCGGCGTGGCCCGAATGACCTGCTGAGGGACACAGGAGGACTGAGATGTGTATATTGGTCAGGATCAGTGATGAGAGATAGATGAAGAACatatgtgcgagtgtgtgtctgaatatTTGGCATCAGCGAGGTCCgccaagtattaaaaaaataaataaataaatagaaggaTGTGTTCTCTAATGTAAATCCAGTATAGATGAGCTGTGTGTCATAGTCCAGAATGAGAGGCGAGgaggtttttttaaagaatgtcaATAGAACtaaaagaagaaaattaaaatgtttaaacaaagaGAGAATGGAAATCATCAACTAAAATCTTTCTTTTATTTGCTTTCTCACAGAGTAATCATGTTTGCTAAGTCTGAATCATGATGAGAATTTCACCACACAAATTTAAGTGGGCGAGGTTgggagtctcctcttcaggaggtgaaatgctgatcagttgggtgaaggtctggtgattgacttgtccagtctaaaaccttccacttttccccctgatgaagtcctgtgttgaggtggaagtgtgttttggatcattgttttgctgcatgatgaagttcctcctgattcatttgaaCGCATTTATCTGTAAACTGGTGGCAGAATGTTCCTGtgaacttctgaattcattctgctgctaccatcatgagttccatcatcaataaagattagtgagaatgttccagaagcagccatgcaagcccaagccatgacactacctccaccatgtttcacagatgagtttgtatgttttggatcatgagcagatcctttctttctccacactttgggaCTTTTCCATCGcgttggtagaggttcatcttggttccagaacttttgaggctcatctctgtatttctttgtgaattcctatctggatttctgattcttactgctgatgagtggtctgCATCTTGTAGTATGGCCTCTTTAGATCTGCTCTTCTTGTGatccctgccctgtggaggttgttggtgatgtcactgactgatgtttttgggtttttcttcacagctctcacaatgtttgtcatcactTGTCGTTTTCCTTGACCGACCcattccatgtctggttgttagtacaccagttgtttctttcttttgcagctTGTCCTtcattttctcagcttcaaaatagcttgcttttctcccatagccagctcctctggtcttcatgttggtttatccctCTTAACaccaaatgcagtcttcacagttGAAACCTAgtgctcaaaccaagagtagacattcagatctattaattgtttaaacaatcactctaacaggacacacctgggtaacaagaaacacccgtcagtcatgtgttccaatatttttgatcacttgaaaaattgagcgggttcaaacaaaaggtgccgtGTTCTAAATTGTTAcgcgtctagatgtaaatatcaggaagtgaacgatgaaattctgatctatcgcctcatattcatcttttgatctcaaacccaaacgtcttcagtgTCTACCAAAAACAATCCCCTTTTTAAGCTAAGGGGTGTGTGCAAAGGGGGCGGAACCAGAGAAAGAACATAGAAATAAACATAGCgctggtaataaataaatcaaaacaaatattacattattttgtgatattaataatgacatttttaacaaTAGTACTTTTATGTACTGTATCcagcatttttgtgattttcagTCCAGATATCTGGAATAAACTACCCTCTGTGTGATACTGCTTAAACGCCCCCTAACCATCCGATGGAGAAAAGCTGAAGATTGATGTCCATAAACCCCACACAATGCCTTCGACATGAAACCGTGAGCCTCGGCAGTCATGCATCATTAGTGAAGTTCACAGAGGTCAATGTTCAGGGTCATATTTATCGGTGATCATCTACATTTGCAATAAATCACAGACCCAACAGTATTGACCACAAACGAGTCTCATCCATCACCATCAACCCCGACATGGTTAAAAGTCTTTAAGGAGAGCATAGACTCCGAACCCAGATGGGGAATTTACTCCGAAAAGTCCTGGGAGTGATTATCGCTCCTGAACCCTGGAGACTTTTGTCTCAGACTCTGATAGGATTATAGAGAAGATTAAAACATTGTGCAGAATTTTAAAGGAGAACTCCAGGGTTTTTCAAACTAATCTCTGTAAAAcgagtatgtagtgtgtgtgggtgtgtttacaATATTTTTCCCTGCTGAGAAATTTAGCAGAGAACCTGTTAATTCAAACTCACTCACCATGGAAACATCTACGGGAAGTTGTTCCACTCGGTCAATAAATAAAACGCTTAAGTATGAAATACATATTCAAATCTCTGTGAGAGAAAGAGTCTTCAAACTGTCCATATGGACATTTCTACAGTTATGCAGCTTCTCTGGAACGtgtacagaaggagtctccagtgtcagtgaatAACGCTGagtgtttcaaggcacttcacggggatTTTAAACGTCCAGAGAGGACGTTTTTATAGACATTTTTAGCTCATTGAGCCAACAAGGATGAATTccataaataaaaagcttagaaataaataaaaagtgactGTGTGAATGTTTATGTAGGAATTAGGACCTGATTTGCATAAGGAACAATTGCGTGTCCGTGTGTAATCTTGTTAAAAAGACATAAATCTACTGATTACAGGACTGCAGGCGTATTGGACTGTAATCTATAAACGCCACCTCCTGAAACTCACAGTAGATTAGATTCGTTTAAGGATAAAGACGTCGCACAGTAAAGCACTCCCCCAGAGATGATGGTGTTCAAATGTAAAAGATGCTCAttcaatcccacaatgcactgcgtTATAATTACAAATCAGATTTggtgtttcagagctttttgtGGCTGTCCGTTGTGTTCTGCTCACCAATCTGGTGGAATAACTAGGAgcaaaaaatagtttttggatATATATTCTTAGTTTAGTTTAATAGTTtgattaattaaatttttttttgatgactCATCCTGCACTCGTCTTGTTTTCGTCCAATGCTCTCTAGAGTGTATAAGTCCCGCCCCCGGGGAATGTGTTGCACTTACAGAAGCAGCTCGTGAGCAATAAACATGGTTCGCTGATGTGTTTTTGGATGTTTGTGTTCTTGCACAGTATTTCTTTTTCTAACAGAAATAAACGATTTGAGATGATACATTTAAGTGGGTGGGGTTTGTGTGAGTTGGCAAGCGACTTGATGCTGTTGAATGCCGGAATGTTGCTACCTCAGACCGATGGCTAATTCCGGCTTTATACGCCGTCCCCATGAGTAAGAGTCATTAATGTTGTTTTATATACCGCTCAGACGCTTCGGACGTTTTTCTCCAGCGATCCTGACGCTCGAACTCATCTAATTCGTGCCGGCAAGAACTCCAGAAACACACACCATCTCATCGTCTAGGTTTTATCATTTGCTTCTGGTGGTTTTCGGTGTTTACATGTTGTACACCTACTCTCTCAGTATAGAATTCTGGTTCTTTgcagtgagtcagatcatttgattCAGATCAACAACAGGAGTCGACTCTTTCAGCTGCCAAACAACTCGTTGACATTTTCTCAAAGGATGTTTTCGCAAATAAAGAGTGACGTTAGGGGACGTATGTCACATGTCACGTGTCACATTTCGAGCTGCGGTATATCTGAACACCCGTGTGCTCTCGACGTTCAGCTAAACGTTCAGTCAAGTCAAACAGCCGACTCGTCCACTGAATGACTCCATTCTTGTGCACTCTTGCGCACTCTTGCGATTTATCTCACCGTTTCatcacactgtatatataatgaatcagcacatttttaatttaaaacagcAACAGGTTGCGTTAtgattccaaaaaaaataatattaagatAGTAGGAGCTTTAATTCAGCAGTTACACACATAAGCAGTGTGTATTAGACAGAAAAGAGGCTAACCGAGGGTAACTGTTACATGCATACTATTTATTGCCTGTTTATTCTCTCCCTTCTACACACCCTTCTTTGTGTCTGCTGGTCAGTAGGCTTTATGTCGAACATCGATGTCGTTTGAAAGCCGAGAGCGCGACATGACGAGTCACTGAATAATCTTTAGAATTTAGACTGTACAAACAGAGCAGTGCTATTAACTCGCACGCAAATGGTACCTCCTGCTCTATTATTCTGATTTTCCATTCAGCCTTTATGGAGCACTTTATGGAGCCCTCTGACAGAGACAGCGATGTTCTGCTGCCGAGATGGAGTGGGCCTCAAATACGTCGTTTGTTACTTCATCCTGTAGCGTTTGTTCCCAGTGTATACACAGATGTTTTCAGCAAAGTTATTCAAAACAGTCTTTCTGAGTAATTCCGTATCCCATTCCACTGATTTAATTGAGGAGCTACAGCTTAGTCAGCTTAGTATATGATGTCATCATAAAATAAGTGGACCAATCAGGtctgatatgcaaattattagaATTAATGTTACAGATAGCTAGAGTTACAGATCAACACATCGTGGTTGTTAACGTTGCGGTGATGGTAACGTTATGGTTGCCCAGGTTTGCCTGACGTAAATAAACgtaagaaaaatattataaagcAAGACTTTGATACTGAATTCCTGCTCATCAGGATGGATATGGAGttaaaaattttgttttttaaaacatttgttgatTCCTGAATCTATGGGAGGGtattaaaaaacacaaaccagTGGTTCTGGTTACCTCCGGTTCCTGCACCCAGATAACCCCCCAAAACAGACTTAGTGACAATTATTAGAAATGGGTTAAGGACACATTGATAAGGGCACAGGACACTCCTTCCACGCTGACAGAAACGTCATTTGCACAGCGCCACCCACTGATCTGGAGACCAAAATGCTTTCAAACGTACGAACCTGGATGATTTGGACAGTAAAGAGGAGGTGTTCAGGGCGAGAAACCTCTCTGTTCAGGGCTTCTTAACTGCAGCCATTGTTTCAGTGAGATGGAAGATGGGAGTCCATCTTTAAAAGCCGGGAGATGGAGGAGGACGTGAAAAGACAACAAGGGGTTAAAGAGCTGAAGGGTTCAGCCAAGGTACTCAGTAGGACAAAGacgaaacacacacaaaagaagatATAAAGCTAGCAGACTGCAATTTCATTGGTTGTTGGAAAGTAActtattattaaaaatcaaCCAGGAGTTCACAGGAATGTCCATTTCAGTGACTCCTTTAATCTGTAATGGAGAAGCTTAATCATGAACGGTTACAGAAATGGACACCGAACTCCAAAACCTTTCAGCTCTAACACGATTTTAATTCTCCACCAGAGTTGAGTGTAACTGAAGTCACCCTGTGCCCATATGCTGAAGGCAGATGGCCTGAGCTTTAAGCGATGAGATGAGCACATGGAAGACAACTGAGCAGTCCAGGCGAGGTCCGGATCGTCAACAAGAACAGCATCTTGATctcatttaaatttcattagGCAATACTGAGAGCcatttcaagtgtgtgtgtgtgtgtgtgtgtgtgtgtgtgtgtgttgggaaaaaaacaacaaaagactttTCTAAATAAGCTCTGCTACTTCCCTATAAATTCTCCacttatttgttttattcaaatTCCATGCCACTGGAGCAGCTCCGAGTTACACTCCGCTGAAGCTTTTGGATTTTCTCTAGTACTGATTGCCAGATATGGGTTAAAACGAATGAAAGAAAagctctttgttttctttttttgtttgcatgGATCTCATGTTTCCTCTACATTTGGTGACAAACACGGTGCATGTCGACCTCATTGTTGGACGGGaggatatactgtacatggatatatatatacagtacatataaagGGAAATGAATAATGAGGAGAAGGATCTGCGATGCTGACAGGGTGAAGAAAAGGGGGAGGTGGGAACGGTGGAGGCGGAGGGAAAAGAGCCACGACTTGCCTCTAATGCTGACGAAAGCGGCTTAGCCCTCCCAGTTACCATAGAGACCGTCATGAGCAGCtgccagagaaagagagagcgagagaaaagaaCACCAACAGGCGAAAGCAGGAGGCAGAaccacacagagaaagagagagagcgatagagagagagagagagagagagagtcgaaGTGACAGAGTAAAGGACAATAAAAGGAGTTAGAGAGAATAGTGAAACAGCCGTAATGGAAATACCGATCACTTGCAGTGAACTGCCTCCGTGTGACCCCCAGCCATCCGGAAAGATCAACAAAGCTGCCTTCAAACTGTTCGGCAAGCGCAGGTCCGGCAGCGGTATGCCGAGCATCTTCTCCATCAGGAACAAAGGGGATGCAACTGACAAGGAGCTCGTTAGAAGCAAAACCCACGACGGTTTAACGACGACTGATGAGCTGTCCGAGTTGGAGGGCCACGGGAAAGAAGAGTCAGCCAGCAGTGACCGTCTGAACAGTGCCGCCGCTGCTCCTGTGTGTACTGCCATCACCAAGTCTTTCAGCTTCTTCTCCTTGCTGCGGCGCAATAGCTCTCGTATTAGTGACAGGGCAGCTACGCTGGGGCAAAGAGGACGTGGGCTGAAGGGGTTGTTCAACAGCATACGCTGGCGCCGTAAACCTCCATCGCGTGACGATTCGATCGAAATCCAGGACATCGTCAAAGAAACGAAAGGAGTCGATCTGATCTTGTCCTGCAGTTCCAAAAATGTGGACGTAGAAAGCATGACACTTATGCTGGAGCCCCCGATACAAATATTACAAGACAATGCTGTGACCTGGAAGAAACCCGCTTTGCAGGACAGTAATGAGGAACGTGCGAAGAGCTCATCTGCTCCAGTGCAACCGGTTGCTGAGAAGTCTCCAGCTCCGTCTCTGCTCACTGTTCAAACACAGGAACCTGTCAGAGACAAACATGGCAGCCCGGCCCGTCTTGCTTCCGTGACACCTCCACAGGATCACAGCTTGGCTGACCCCCCTTCTGAAGATCGCCTGAGCTCCATGTTCACGGACGTCACTTCGCTCAAGAGCTTCGATTCATTAACCGGTTGCGGAGACATCATCGCAGAACCAGAAGAGGACTCCGGGAACGGAGGCAGCGTCACCAGCAGTGGAACGGGAAGCAGCAACGGGGGGCTCCAAGTAAGCGCTGAGAGATGTTCTCCGGCCAAACCTCCACTTCCTTCACAAGTGACTGGTCTAATAGCATTGTCCGCTTACACGCCATCGCGTCATCGAGTCTGTCCACCGACTAAAACTCCGCAAGGCAGCGGGATAGTGGCCTACATGGGTGGCGGAGAGGAAATGGCCAGTCCGGAAGGTGTAAATGATGCGGATATGCAAGGACTTTGGCACATGCTCCCTCAGAAAGGGGAGGATTCCCCAGATCTACCTCACCTCTCAACTCGGCAGGATAAACGACCTCCTCAGGTAAAAAGTCTGGGGCTTAGTAAGATTCCTGTGAGTGGAAGCAGCAGAGTAggcaaacaacaacagcagcagctgacTCGCCCTTCTCCTCCACCCATTGATAAAGATCTCCAGGACGTCCCACCCAGTGACGAAGGCTACTGGGACTCTCCGACACCCGGACCAGAAGATGAGGACAGTGTCTTCCTGCAGCGTGAAGGCCTACCGAGGGATAGCTGCTCAGGAGATGCACTCTATGACCTCTACGACCTCGACAGTCCTGGCACTGTCGGCTCAGATGACGATGACACAATTTCACCTACACCTTCGACGGGCGACCTAAACATGACTCCGCCTTCTCAGAAACCGTTGTGTTCTTCCTTCCGTTCCATAAAGGGCAGCACAAGTCTTCCACGAGAGTCCAAGATTCCCATCAGCGTCAGGCAAAAGCCGCCTTCTCACTCTTCCAGCCAAGGGGCGTTGTCCTCTCCGGTCAGCCCGACCTCGAACAACCCTTCCGACCCTTCCTCGAAGACTAACACGCCAGCTCGCACTCGTATTCCCGTCTCCAAAGTCCCGGTCCGATCCTCAGGCAACAAAAACGCGAAGGTAGcacaaaacaggaagtagaaCTAATCATAATGTAAGttttaaaaaccaaaatgaCTGTATTTTGATACAACTAACAGATCACACGGTCCACCGAGGACGTCACACCTTCAATTGTTTCTGCACTGACGTATTGTAACGTGCCACATATTACACATTATATAATTAGTGTGTATGTAGAAAGGATACGTAAAACACCGATCATGCTATTTCACTACCTAAAAAAAGCGATGAATTTAAGAAtgttttgtaattaaaatctttCATCTCTACCCGTCCTTCTGGagattcttcttttcttctttttcctgaaATGAGAGCGAAGGGTCTTTGGCACTACTTCACGAAAAGATGAAAAACTTCACGGAAACACAGCTGCAAAACCGTCTCTCTGGGAATTACAAGAAAATATCCGCTTCGGACACCCGGAAATCAAACTCTCAAACAGTCTGGATCAGGGAACGCAATCTTTATTtgagaaatttttttaaaaacacttactAAAAACACGTCTTTTTTTATACACTGAGCTCTTCCTGACGTCTTTCGTACTCTTTTTCTATAAGAAAAGCTTCACTGTGGACGCTAATTattctgggatt containing:
- the mtmr6 gene encoding myotubularin-related protein 6 isoform X2 — encoded protein: MGVPCDQWQLTDVNRDYKVCETYPRDLYVPITASKPIIVGSSKFRSKGRFPVLTYFYQEKKAAVCRCSQPLSGFSARCLEDEHMLQSISKANHNNRFVYVMDTRPKLNALANRAAGKGYENEDNYSNIRFQFVGIENIHVMRASLQKLLEVVGTRGLSVTEFLVGLENSGWLRHIKAIVDAAIFLTKAVTVEGASVLVHCSDGWDRTAQVCSLGALLMDPYYRTIKGFMVLIEKDWISFGHKFADRCDQLDGDPKEVSPIFTQFLESVWQLTEQFPQAFQFSEWFLIQIHEHVHSCQFGNFLGNNQRQREELQLKERTYSLWAHLLSEQQNFLNPVYSPSFAESYPVLEPSTQPWNFKFWRNMYHQFDRAMHPRQSILKHTLTLKESNKELENTVRGLQEKLQKFGLSTSPLNHQNERSVPPRPRSLILGAPVSRKEAQQNEDEEEVYGEEALEEEDDVPRSSSGERTVEGSSASENGYTELQGSFGSKSEPAVVSLEFGVARMTC
- the amer2 gene encoding APC membrane recruitment protein 2 — protein: MEIPITCSELPPCDPQPSGKINKAAFKLFGKRRSGSGMPSIFSIRNKGDATDKELVRSKTHDGLTTTDELSELEGHGKEESASSDRLNSAAAAPVCTAITKSFSFFSLLRRNSSRISDRAATLGQRGRGLKGLFNSIRWRRKPPSRDDSIEIQDIVKETKGVDLILSCSSKNVDVESMTLMLEPPIQILQDNAVTWKKPALQDSNEERAKSSSAPVQPVAEKSPAPSLLTVQTQEPVRDKHGSPARLASVTPPQDHSLADPPSEDRLSSMFTDVTSLKSFDSLTGCGDIIAEPEEDSGNGGSVTSSGTGSSNGGLQVSAERCSPAKPPLPSQVTGLIALSAYTPSRHRVCPPTKTPQGSGIVAYMGGGEEMASPEGVNDADMQGLWHMLPQKGEDSPDLPHLSTRQDKRPPQVKSLGLSKIPVSGSSRVGKQQQQQLTRPSPPPIDKDLQDVPPSDEGYWDSPTPGPEDEDSVFLQREGLPRDSCSGDALYDLYDLDSPGTVGSDDDDTISPTPSTGDLNMTPPSQKPLCSSFRSIKGSTSLPRESKIPISVRQKPPSHSSSQGALSSPVSPTSNNPSDPSSKTNTPARTRIPVSKVPVRSSGNKNAKVAQNRK